The Lacerta agilis isolate rLacAgi1 chromosome 5, rLacAgi1.pri, whole genome shotgun sequence genome has a segment encoding these proteins:
- the HES1 gene encoding transcription factor HES-1, with amino-acid sequence MPADLMEKSSSSPVAATPASIHATPDKPRTASDHRKSSKPIMEKRRRARINESLGQLKTLILDALKKDSSRHSKLEKADILEMTVKHLRNLQRAQMTAALNTDPTVLGKYRAGFNECMNEVTRFLSTCEGVNAEVRTRLLGHLASCMSQINAMNYPAPQPSSAALPPPPHPAPPGGQHGPSFGQPLVQIPAGAVPPAASVVPCKLGNPAGESAKVYGGFQLVPASDGQFAFLIPSTAFGPPHSNAVIPLYADGGMGSGLPPAASVSPASGAPSLSADSVWRPW; translated from the exons ATGCCCGCGGACCTGATGGAGAAGAGTTCCTCGTCGCCCGTGGCCGCCACCCCGGCCAGCATCCACGCCACGCCCGACAAACCCCGCACGGCCTCAGACCACCGGAAG TCGTCCAAGCCCATCATGGAGAAGCGGCGGCGCGCGCGGATCAACGAGAGCCTCGGGCAGCTCAAGACGCTCATCCTGGACGCGCTCAAGAAGGAC AGCTCCCGGCACTCGAAGCTGGAGAAAGCGGACATATTAGAGATGACAGTGAAGCATTTGAGAAACCTGCAGCGAGCGCAGATGACGG cCGCGCTGAATACAGACCCCACTGTGCTGGGTAAATACCGGGCCGGATTCAACGAGTGCATGAACGAGGTGACCCGCTTCCTCTCCACCTGCGAGGGGGTGAACGCTGAGGTGCGGACCCGACTGCTCGGACACCTGGCCAGCTGCATGAGCCAGATCAACGCCATGAACTATCCTGCCCCTCAGCCGTCCTCCGCTgcactgccgccgccaccccaccccgcaccccCTGGGGGCCAGCACGGCCCCTCTTTCGGGCAGCCCCTGGTGCAGATCCCAGCTGGCGCGGTGCCCCCTGCTGCCAGCGTCGTGCCTTGCAAGCTGGGCAACCCCGCCGGGGAAAGCGCCAAGGTGTATGGAGGCTTCCAGCTGGTGCCAGCCTCTGACGGGCAGTTCGCCTTCCTCATCCCCAGCACGGCCTTTGGGCCCCCGCACAGCAACGCCGTCATCCCCCTCTACGCTGACGGGGGCATGGGGTCAGGGTTGCCCCCCGCTGCCTCCGTCTCTCCCGCGTCTGGCGCCCCGTCGCTTTCGGCAGATTCGGTGTGGAGGCCTTGGTGA